The following proteins come from a genomic window of Nitrospinota bacterium:
- the amt gene encoding ammonium transporter, whose translation MLYRIGKSTLSAFIVVLSLSSITNAGEVTVTELKVISDTLWVLIAGVLVFFMNTGFAMIESGLCRAKNTVNILSKNVIVFAVASVVFWAVGFSIMFGDGNVLFGSNGFFLAGADNSPMTGEEYRGVYSSISWAAVPLTAKYFFQMVFAATAATIVSGAVAERIKYLSFFIFSILLVGIIYPITGHWTWGGGFLSELGFVDFAGSTVVHSVGGWAALTGAIILGARKGKFSRDGIPLPLPGHNMGFATVGMFILWLGWFGFNPGSTMAADPEAISLIMINTNLAAGTGVLMASLVSILKIGKPDLSMALNGALAGLVSITAGCDGVSPFAAVLIGSIAGILVVYSILFFDKLKIDDPVGAVSVHLVNGAWGTLAVGLFNVGSGLFYGGGLKQILIQIAGIGIIGLFVVILSSLIWILIKKTIGLRVGDEEESIGLDIGEHGMEAYPDFSRRSVI comes from the coding sequence ATGTTATATAGAATAGGCAAATCAACTCTGTCTGCATTTATTGTAGTTCTTTCTCTTTCTTCAATCACAAACGCCGGTGAAGTAACAGTTACCGAACTTAAGGTGATAAGCGATACGCTTTGGGTACTTATTGCCGGGGTGCTGGTATTTTTCATGAACACCGGTTTCGCGATGATCGAATCGGGCCTTTGCCGGGCAAAGAACACGGTGAACATACTTTCAAAAAACGTAATTGTTTTTGCGGTTGCATCTGTGGTTTTTTGGGCTGTCGGTTTTTCAATAATGTTTGGAGACGGGAACGTATTATTCGGGAGTAACGGATTCTTTCTGGCCGGGGCCGATAACTCTCCGATGACTGGAGAGGAATATCGTGGAGTCTATAGCTCGATCTCCTGGGCAGCAGTGCCGTTAACCGCAAAATATTTCTTTCAAATGGTATTTGCGGCCACAGCGGCAACGATCGTCTCAGGCGCTGTAGCAGAGAGGATCAAGTACCTCTCGTTTTTCATATTTTCCATTCTCCTTGTTGGAATTATTTATCCAATAACCGGACACTGGACCTGGGGTGGAGGTTTTTTATCCGAACTTGGGTTTGTAGATTTTGCAGGTTCTACTGTTGTCCACTCTGTAGGCGGGTGGGCCGCGCTTACTGGCGCGATTATTTTAGGCGCCAGGAAGGGTAAATTCAGCAGGGATGGTATTCCTCTTCCGCTTCCAGGACACAACATGGGATTTGCGACTGTTGGAATGTTCATCCTTTGGCTTGGATGGTTCGGTTTTAATCCCGGCTCCACAATGGCCGCGGATCCAGAGGCGATCTCCCTGATCATGATAAATACGAATCTTGCGGCAGGAACAGGTGTCCTTATGGCATCGCTAGTTTCAATACTGAAGATCGGGAAGCCGGATCTTTCCATGGCTTTGAATGGAGCTCTTGCCGGGCTCGTGTCGATTACTGCCGGATGCGACGGAGTATCGCCGTTCGCGGCTGTTTTGATAGGGAGCATCGCGGGGATTTTGGTTGTCTACTCAATACTTTTTTTCGACAAGTTGAAAATCGACGATCCGGTAGGTGCCGTCTCTGTGCATTTGGTGAACGGCGCCTGGGGTACCTTGGCTGTCGGATTATTCAACGTCGGGTCCGGCCTGTTTTACGGCGGCGGACTAAAACAAATACTGATCCAAATAGCGGGCATTGGAATTATCGGCCTCTTCGTTGTAATACTCAGCTCCCTGATATGGATTTTAATTAAGAAAACAATCGGCCTCAGGGTTGGTGATGAGGAGGAATCCATCGGGTTGGATATTGGAGAGCATGGCATGGAAGCCTATCCGGATTTTTCCAGAAGGTCGGTAATATGA
- a CDS encoding 16S rRNA (uracil(1498)-N(3))-methyltransferase — translation MRIWPVKALSEGEAVISGSDAKHIITVLRKKSGDRLKISSQDGKVFDAVVDRISENSVLVTPIGEVQINPQGKPEISLALGISKPSVMEIVVQKGVELGCNRIFLFAAERSISPALSPQKMTRLEKVAHEALKQCGRADAMEISAVSLEELPEAGLKIVLWEGERENDLKSVLDGAKYSETVLALIGPPAGLSDKEVEKLRKAGFISAGLGSLVLRTETAAIAMLSILNFHFGRISQ, via the coding sequence ATGAGGATCTGGCCGGTAAAAGCTCTTTCTGAGGGGGAAGCGGTCATATCCGGCAGTGATGCAAAACACATCATCACGGTATTGAGGAAAAAATCGGGCGATAGACTGAAAATTTCCTCACAGGATGGGAAGGTCTTCGACGCGGTTGTCGACAGAATAAGCGAAAACTCGGTATTGGTAACCCCTATTGGCGAGGTACAAATTAATCCGCAGGGAAAACCTGAAATTTCCCTTGCTCTCGGGATAAGCAAACCGTCTGTAATGGAGATCGTAGTGCAGAAAGGGGTAGAGCTGGGATGCAACAGGATCTTCCTCTTTGCCGCGGAGCGCTCAATCTCCCCCGCCCTTTCCCCGCAAAAGATGACCAGGCTTGAAAAGGTGGCTCACGAGGCGCTCAAGCAGTGCGGCAGGGCTGATGCTATGGAGATATCAGCGGTTTCGCTGGAAGAACTCCCGGAAGCAGGATTGAAGATAGTGCTCTGGGAGGGGGAAAGAGAGAACGACCTGAAAAGTGTACTTGATGGAGCAAAATATTCCGAAACCGTTTTGGCGCTTATCGGCCCCCCGGCAGGTCTTTCTGACAAGGAGGTCGAAAAACTAAGGAAGGCTGGATTCATTTCGGCTGGACTTGGGAGTTTGGTTCTCCGCACAGAAACCGCAGCCATTGCCATGCTATCGATCCTCAATTTCCATTTCGGCAGGATCTCGCAATGA
- the thiC gene encoding phosphomethylpyrimidine synthase ThiC yields MATQLEAARNKKITPQMEQVALDEKLSLEEVRQLVEDGSVVIPFNNKRSFRAIGIGRKMSTKTNANLGTSVDEQSLQDELEKLRVAVDAGASTVMDLSTGGDIRHIRQTIIENAPVPLGTVPIYQAVCENIKGDSLLGDMTAEHIFDTIEQHGKDGVDYITVHCGVTRESVSRIEKEGRILDIVSRGGAITTKWMKYTGEENPLFEHFDRLLDIAREYDMTLSLGDGLRPGCLSDATDRGQVQETIVLGELASRAKKAGVQVMIEGPGHMPMDQIEANMILMKRLCNNAPFYVLGPLVTDVAPGYDHITAAIGGAIAARAGADFLCVVTPSEHLRLPTADDIREGVIAARIAAHAADICKLGNGQIEWDNRMARARKKLDWQTQIAEAIDPKKASDFRKGSAPESDEDTCTMCSALCAIKYGDLKETYK; encoded by the coding sequence ATGGCAACGCAGTTGGAAGCGGCAAGAAACAAAAAAATAACCCCGCAAATGGAGCAGGTAGCATTAGATGAAAAGCTATCCCTGGAAGAGGTGCGCCAACTGGTGGAAGATGGTTCTGTGGTAATACCGTTCAATAATAAACGGAGTTTCCGAGCTATTGGTATTGGTAGAAAAATGAGTACAAAGACCAATGCGAACCTAGGAACATCGGTCGACGAACAAAGCCTTCAGGATGAACTCGAAAAACTGCGCGTAGCGGTGGATGCCGGCGCCAGCACGGTTATGGACCTGTCAACCGGTGGTGATATACGCCATATCAGGCAGACGATTATCGAAAACGCACCTGTCCCGCTCGGAACTGTCCCGATATATCAGGCTGTTTGTGAAAACATAAAAGGTGACAGCCTCCTTGGCGATATGACCGCTGAACACATTTTCGATACTATCGAACAGCATGGGAAAGACGGCGTCGACTACATCACGGTTCATTGCGGAGTAACGAGGGAATCTGTCTCAAGGATCGAAAAGGAAGGGCGAATCCTGGATATCGTCAGCCGCGGCGGGGCCATTACCACCAAGTGGATGAAATATACCGGTGAAGAAAACCCACTTTTTGAACATTTCGACCGCCTCCTCGATATTGCCAGAGAGTACGATATGACCCTCTCACTTGGTGACGGTTTGAGGCCGGGCTGTCTTTCGGATGCAACGGATCGGGGGCAGGTTCAGGAGACGATCGTGCTCGGCGAACTCGCATCCAGGGCAAAAAAAGCGGGTGTTCAGGTAATGATTGAAGGCCCCGGCCATATGCCGATGGACCAGATAGAAGCTAACATGATCCTAATGAAGAGGCTTTGCAATAACGCCCCGTTCTATGTCCTGGGACCGCTTGTTACCGATGTCGCCCCCGGATACGATCATATTACCGCCGCTATTGGCGGCGCCATTGCCGCGAGGGCTGGGGCCGATTTCCTTTGCGTTGTTACCCCTTCTGAACATCTACGGCTCCCTACAGCCGATGATATCCGTGAAGGGGTGATAGCGGCCCGGATAGCAGCTCATGCCGCCGATATCTGCAAGCTGGGCAATGGACAGATCGAATGGGACAACAGAATGGCGCGGGCCAGAAAGAAGCTGGACTGGCAGACCCAGATAGCCGAGGCTATTGACCCTAAAAAGGCGTCCGATTTCCGAAAAGGCTCAGCTCCTGAAAGTGATGAAGATACCTGCACCATGTGTAGCGCCCTATGCGCCATCAAGTATGGGGACCTCAAAGAAACTTACAAATGA
- a CDS encoding Hsp70 family protein — translation MSKPRENLVAGIDFGTTSSEIGIYKDGFPYLIHLYGGKKYIPSVVGFPRTGGVLVGEDAKRQSVLNPERTFSSIKRDLTSGKIIKIDGKTYTHEQLGAMIVSRLKEEAESALEQEITQAVITVPAYFNQIQRKSVQEIGRLAGLEVLRIINEPTAAAMSYGLDNEEEQNILVFDFGGGTFDVSILNMADGVFEVLATGGDNSLGGDDIDRLIIDFAIAEFKTTNDIDLASDKLALQKLKDEAEKTKFMLTTSPEARLSVPFITANQDGPIHLDQKITVESLNMMLSDILKRLMEITHGTIKDAGIKRDDIDRILLVGGSTRIPVIRKMIIENFGRKIEAGINPIECVSLGASIQGAIINGQITNKVLVDVTPLALGVEIEGGAAEVIVPRNTPIPATQKKIFSTIADDQTEVELRIFQGNSDIAKENIQLGRFILGDVEKAPMGMPQIEVQFDVNVNGIMSVSAKDMKTGAARSVIIQPDSSSGKR, via the coding sequence ATGTCAAAACCAAGAGAGAACCTCGTAGCCGGTATTGATTTCGGAACTACCTCCTCCGAGATCGGTATTTATAAAGACGGCTTTCCATACCTAATACACCTTTATGGAGGGAAAAAATATATCCCTTCCGTTGTCGGCTTCCCCCGTACAGGCGGAGTCCTGGTGGGTGAGGACGCGAAAAGGCAGTCTGTACTGAATCCTGAACGGACATTCAGCTCCATCAAGCGCGATCTCACCTCTGGAAAAATAATAAAAATAGATGGCAAAACCTACACCCACGAACAGCTTGGGGCAATGATAGTCTCAAGGCTCAAGGAGGAGGCTGAAAGCGCGCTCGAACAGGAGATAACCCAGGCTGTTATCACCGTTCCCGCCTATTTCAACCAGATACAGCGGAAATCTGTGCAGGAGATAGGGAGGCTTGCGGGGCTGGAAGTATTGAGGATAATCAACGAGCCTACCGCCGCGGCGATGTCATACGGCCTCGACAACGAAGAGGAGCAGAACATACTTGTCTTCGATTTCGGCGGCGGCACATTCGACGTCTCCATTCTCAATATGGCTGACGGCGTTTTCGAAGTGCTCGCCACTGGGGGGGACAATTCGCTCGGAGGGGATGACATTGACCGGCTGATAATCGATTTCGCTATCGCGGAGTTTAAAACAACCAACGACATCGACCTGGCAAGCGACAAGCTGGCATTGCAAAAACTGAAAGATGAAGCGGAAAAAACAAAATTCATGCTCACAACCTCGCCGGAAGCCAGACTGTCCGTTCCGTTCATCACGGCGAATCAGGATGGCCCTATCCATCTTGATCAGAAGATCACCGTTGAGTCATTAAATATGATGTTATCCGATATTTTAAAACGCCTAATGGAAATTACCCACGGAACGATCAAGGATGCCGGTATAAAAAGGGACGATATTGACCGAATACTTCTAGTAGGGGGCTCCACCAGGATCCCGGTGATTCGCAAGATGATCATTGAAAATTTTGGACGCAAGATAGAAGCCGGGATAAACCCGATTGAGTGCGTTTCCCTTGGCGCATCCATTCAGGGGGCTATAATTAACGGGCAGATTACCAACAAGGTTCTCGTGGATGTCACACCTCTTGCGCTCGGCGTCGAGATTGAAGGGGGTGCGGCGGAGGTTATAGTTCCTCGGAACACGCCTATCCCAGCTACGCAGAAAAAGATATTTTCCACTATCGCCGACGACCAGACCGAGGTCGAATTGCGCATATTCCAGGGGAATTCGGATATCGCGAAAGAGAACATACAGCTCGGAAGGTTCATCCTTGGGGACGTGGAGAAGGCACCAATGGGAATGCCGCAGATAGAAGTACAGTTCGACGTCAACGTAAACGGCATTATGAGCGTTTCCGCCAAGGATATGAAAACAGGCGCGGCCCGATCTGTGATTATCCAGCCAGATTCCTCTTCAGGTAAAAGGTAG
- a CDS encoding DsbA family protein translates to MKGREIELFEIAQKGAIEKQQLETQKRRNAELKNPKVPFIEEGRLFRGKQGAKVTIVEYSDFECPFCAKGAMTVKAVLEKYGDNIRFVYKHNPLSFHKQALPAAMYFEAIGMQSQEEAWKFHDMIFSNQDLLKNGESGFQKLISRLKIDKEKLKNDYNGKAVAGIISSDMAEAKKFGFGGTPTFLVNGITITGAQPEGNFAEIIDFLLKESM, encoded by the coding sequence ATGAAGGGGCGAGAGATTGAATTGTTTGAAATTGCCCAAAAAGGGGCGATAGAAAAACAACAGCTAGAAACTCAAAAAAGAAGAAACGCTGAATTGAAAAATCCAAAAGTCCCTTTTATCGAGGAAGGGCGGCTATTTCGGGGAAAGCAGGGGGCGAAAGTTACAATCGTAGAATATTCCGATTTTGAATGTCCGTTTTGCGCCAAGGGAGCAATGACGGTAAAAGCGGTTCTTGAAAAATACGGCGACAATATAAGGTTTGTGTATAAGCACAATCCTCTCTCGTTCCATAAACAGGCTTTGCCGGCCGCTATGTATTTTGAGGCAATAGGAATGCAGAGCCAGGAGGAAGCGTGGAAGTTTCACGATATGATCTTCAGTAATCAGGATCTGCTTAAAAACGGCGAATCAGGCTTTCAAAAATTGATTTCACGTTTGAAAATCGATAAAGAAAAATTGAAAAACGATTACAACGGGAAAGCCGTTGCAGGGATAATATCAAGTGATATGGCGGAGGCAAAGAAGTTCGGCTTTGGCGGCACGCCAACATTTTTGGTAAATGGCATCACTATAACAGGAGCTCAACCTGAGGGAAATTTCGCGGAAATCATAGATTTTCTGCTCAAGGAAAGCATGTAA
- a CDS encoding STAS domain-containing protein: protein MKCESKVLGDLSIFTVEGDIVFNYLSEIREIIKGQIDSSDTQKFAINLENVGIIDSAGVGFIVSVYKSVLSKKGKFGLIGPNESVENVLETVGLTRLFKVFKSEDEAVKAL, encoded by the coding sequence ATGAAATGTGAATCAAAGGTTCTTGGAGATTTGAGTATTTTTACCGTGGAAGGGGATATTGTCTTTAATTATCTCAGCGAGATAAGGGAGATCATAAAAGGTCAAATAGACAGCTCTGATACCCAAAAATTTGCCATCAACCTTGAAAACGTAGGTATTATCGACTCAGCTGGCGTGGGGTTCATTGTTTCAGTTTATAAATCGGTATTGTCCAAGAAGGGGAAGTTTGGACTTATTGGACCGAATGAATCTGTCGAAAACGTACTTGAAACGGTAGGTTTGACCCGGCTGTTTAAAGTCTTTAAAAGTGAGGATGAGGCCGTAAAGGCCCTGTAA
- a CDS encoding pyridoxal phosphate-dependent aminotransferase, whose translation MTKASRRSTEISSFKVMDILEAAKELEKKGRNIVHFEVGEPEFKTPAPVSRAGIDAIKKGHTRYTHSMGTIELRKEICKFYRKEYGITIAPEQVIVSNGSSAGLLLTFAALVNKGDKVILGTPHYSCYPNYITFLGGKPTYVKLLEKEGFQLSPARVKEKITPKTKAILINSPSNPTGAVMTPKIMKELAKLDPIIVSDEIYHGLTYGEKAHTILEYTDNAFVLGGFSKRFAMTGWRIGYVIAPMEFIRPMQKVQQNFQISPNSIAQDAAIAALATGLKDAEKMRLEYMKRRNILMEGLRESGFKVTYEPEGAFYLFVSCRFLSKDSLKLAFRILNETGVAVTPGIDFGASGEGYLRFSYTTDPKNILEGIRRLKRFVLMSGKHA comes from the coding sequence ATGACCAAGGCATCCAGAAGGTCTACCGAAATTTCCTCCTTCAAGGTGATGGACATACTTGAAGCGGCCAAAGAGTTGGAAAAGAAAGGGAGGAATATCGTCCACTTCGAGGTTGGCGAACCCGAATTTAAAACCCCGGCTCCGGTCAGCCGGGCCGGGATCGATGCAATAAAAAAAGGACATACAAGGTATACGCATTCAATGGGAACAATTGAACTGCGGAAGGAGATATGCAAATTCTATCGGAAAGAGTACGGAATTACCATCGCGCCTGAACAGGTGATTGTTTCCAACGGCTCTTCCGCCGGGCTCCTACTCACCTTTGCCGCGTTGGTCAACAAAGGGGACAAAGTAATTCTAGGCACTCCTCACTACTCATGTTATCCGAACTATATTACCTTCCTCGGAGGGAAGCCAACATATGTAAAACTTCTCGAGAAAGAAGGTTTCCAGCTCTCCCCTGCCAGAGTGAAGGAGAAAATCACCCCTAAAACTAAAGCGATACTGATAAATTCACCTTCCAATCCTACCGGCGCGGTGATGACGCCAAAGATCATGAAGGAGCTCGCCAAACTGGATCCCATCATCGTATCGGATGAAATTTACCATGGCCTCACATACGGTGAAAAAGCACACACAATTCTGGAATATACCGACAACGCATTTGTGCTTGGCGGTTTCTCCAAGAGATTCGCCATGACAGGATGGCGGATAGGATATGTCATCGCCCCGATGGAATTTATAAGGCCAATGCAGAAGGTTCAACAGAACTTTCAGATATCTCCCAACTCAATAGCACAGGATGCCGCCATCGCCGCGCTTGCGACGGGTTTGAAGGACGCGGAAAAAATGCGCTTGGAATACATGAAAAGGAGGAATATCCTGATGGAAGGGTTGCGCGAATCAGGATTTAAGGTTACCTATGAGCCGGAGGGGGCTTTCTACCTCTTCGTCTCCTGCCGCTTCCTCTCAAAAGATTCTCTCAAGCTCGCTTTCAGGATATTAAATGAAACAGGGGTTGCGGTCACCCCCGGGATAGACTTCGGAGCCTCTGGCGAAGGATATCTTCGCTTCAGCTATACGACAGACCCGAAAAATATACTGGAAGGGATACGGAGACTTAAACGTTTTGTTCTTATGTCTGGTAAACACGCCTGA
- a CDS encoding response regulator, producing MLKIILCEDDPLLRKTLKEFLNSLGHEVIEAVDGTEALDFLASQSVDMIVSDIHMPSMGGMALLEKLRSDKNMVPFILMTGKPEIESFLKGMHNFGAFDYIQKPFDFDLLVKMIGRLENKNHIH from the coding sequence ATGCTCAAAATAATTCTCTGCGAAGACGACCCTCTGCTACGCAAGACTTTGAAAGAATTCCTCAATTCACTTGGGCACGAGGTTATTGAAGCGGTAGATGGCACGGAGGCGCTGGATTTTCTGGCCAGCCAGAGTGTGGATATGATAGTTAGCGATATTCATATGCCGTCAATGGGAGGAATGGCATTGCTGGAAAAATTAAGATCCGATAAGAATATGGTACCTTTTATATTGATGACAGGAAAACCGGAAATCGAATCTTTCTTAAAAGGGATGCACAATTTTGGCGCTTTTGATTATATTCAGAAACCATTTGATTTCGATCTTCTTGTCAAAATGATTGGAAGACTGGAAAATAAAAATCACATTCATTGA
- a CDS encoding P-II family nitrogen regulator: MKKIEAIVKPFKLGEVKEKLIEIGVQGMTVTEVKGFGRQKGHTELYRGTEYNIDFLPKVKLEIVIPDELAEKVIEVVIDGARTGQIGDGKIFISNIEEIVRIRTGERGKEAI; this comes from the coding sequence ATGAAAAAGATTGAGGCGATTGTGAAACCTTTCAAACTGGGAGAGGTGAAGGAAAAGCTTATTGAGATCGGCGTTCAGGGGATGACTGTAACCGAGGTAAAGGGGTTTGGAAGACAAAAGGGGCATACTGAGCTCTATCGCGGCACGGAGTACAACATTGATTTTCTTCCGAAGGTAAAACTTGAAATAGTGATCCCTGACGAATTGGCTGAAAAGGTAATCGAGGTCGTCATCGATGGAGCTCGTACCGGTCAAATCGGGGATGGGAAGATATTTATCAGCAATATTGAAGAGATAGTAAGAATAAGAACCGGGGAGCGCGGGAAGGAGGCTATCTAA
- the glnA gene encoding type I glutamate--ammonia ligase — translation MGMTGKDVVKFIKDNDVKTVDFKFMDFIGLWQHTSFPASHVDADMLEEGHGFDGSSIRGWQPIHASDMMLVPDTNTMIIDPFFDRKTISLICNIVDPITREGYSRDPRYIAQKAEAYLKSTGIGDTVFIGPEAEFFIFDDIRYSTAPGHSFFHLESVEAQWNTGRDEKPNLGYKPRYKEGYFPVPPTDSTVNLRNEMVQVMEECGIKVECQHHEVATAGQGEIDMRFAPLVEMGDKLNLFKYIIKNVARRNNRTVTFMPKPILNDNGSGMHVHQSIWKDGKPLFAGNGYGGMSDTALYYIGGILKHAKALAALCAPTTNSYKRLVPGFEAPVNLAYSSRNRSASIRIPMYSNSPKAKRIEVRFPDPSCNPYLAFTAMLMAGLDGIQNKIDPGEPLDKDIYGLSPEELSEIPALPGSLGDALNELEEDHEFLLKGDVFTDDVIETWIDYKRQKEVKPVNMAPNPVEFALYYDI, via the coding sequence ATGGGGATGACAGGCAAGGATGTAGTCAAGTTTATCAAGGACAATGACGTAAAAACGGTCGATTTCAAGTTCATGGATTTTATCGGCCTCTGGCAGCATACAAGCTTCCCGGCATCGCATGTCGATGCGGATATGCTTGAGGAAGGGCACGGATTCGATGGTTCATCAATACGTGGGTGGCAGCCGATTCACGCATCGGACATGATGCTTGTGCCGGATACCAATACTATGATCATTGATCCGTTCTTCGATAGGAAAACAATAAGTCTGATCTGTAATATAGTCGACCCGATTACAAGGGAAGGTTACTCAAGGGATCCACGCTACATTGCGCAGAAAGCGGAAGCGTATTTGAAATCAACAGGCATTGGCGATACGGTGTTCATTGGGCCTGAGGCAGAGTTCTTTATTTTCGACGACATCAGATACAGCACTGCCCCTGGACACTCCTTCTTTCATCTTGAGTCGGTAGAGGCTCAATGGAACACCGGCAGGGATGAAAAACCTAACCTGGGATACAAACCGAGATATAAAGAGGGCTATTTCCCAGTTCCTCCGACAGATTCAACAGTGAACCTGAGGAATGAAATGGTTCAGGTGATGGAAGAGTGCGGCATTAAAGTTGAGTGTCAGCATCATGAGGTTGCTACAGCAGGCCAAGGGGAAATTGACATGAGGTTTGCACCATTGGTTGAGATGGGAGACAAGCTGAATCTCTTTAAATACATAATTAAGAATGTAGCTCGAAGGAATAACAGAACTGTCACTTTCATGCCGAAACCGATACTCAATGATAATGGATCGGGAATGCATGTTCACCAATCGATCTGGAAGGACGGAAAACCTCTCTTTGCGGGGAACGGTTATGGCGGTATGAGCGATACGGCCTTATACTACATCGGTGGTATTTTGAAACATGCCAAAGCTCTTGCGGCGCTGTGTGCGCCAACCACGAACTCCTACAAGAGACTCGTTCCCGGCTTTGAAGCCCCTGTGAATCTGGCTTATTCCAGCAGAAACCGCTCGGCATCAATAAGGATTCCCATGTATTCAAACAGCCCAAAAGCGAAGAGGATAGAGGTCAGGTTCCCGGATCCATCCTGCAATCCTTACCTCGCCTTTACAGCAATGTTAATGGCTGGTCTTGACGGCATTCAGAATAAAATTGACCCTGGTGAGCCTCTTGATAAGGATATATACGGACTCTCTCCTGAAGAGCTTTCGGAGATTCCGGCACTTCCAGGTTCACTCGGCGATGCGCTGAACGAACTGGAGGAAGATCATGAGTTTCTTCTCAAGGGTGACGTGTTCACTGACGATGTTATTGAAACCTGGATCGATTATAAGCGTCAAAAAGAGGTAAAGCCGGTAAATATGGCTCCAAATCCGGTTGAGTTCGCTCTTTATTACGATATTTGA